CTCATAAGCCCGTGGAGGCGCAATCCGGATGAACCTTTGTTATGCAGACCTCGTGGGTAAAAATTCCCTCCTTCGCATGAACGACGCTTGTGCCCCCACCATTCACTCCTCTCTGAGTTCCGCCTCGCTCATGAAGTTGCGATCATAGCGCTGCCAGATGTCCAGAGCCATGCTCAGGGGCTTGATCATGGGCACCGTGTAGGTGTGGAAGCGCTTGGCATAGAGGTATTCCCTGAATCTCGCGACATGGGTGGACAGGCCGCGCGGGGAGACGATGAAGGGCTTGCCGATGGTGCGCCTGAATTCCACCAGCCGTTCGGGCAGGTACTCGGACAGGTAGGGCACCTGCAGGTAGATGGCGGCCATGATGACGTCGGTGTTCGGGTCCTCGGCGATGATCTCCAGGGCGCGCATGAGCCGCCGGTCGTCGCAGTTGCCGAGGAGGTCCAGCGGGTTGTTGCCGACGTTGATCAGCATCTGTTCCAGATCGTCGGGACTGGCGGCCTTGATGTTCTCGCGCAGCAGGTCCTGCAGGCGCCGCCGGGTTTCGGGGGCGAACTGGGCCAGTTCCATGCCTTCGGCCGTGATCTGGTCCGCCAGGAGCACGGCCGCGCCGCCGCCGACGCTGACCACGGCCGTGCGCTTGCCTTTGGGCCGGGGCTGGGTGGTCAGGATGGACAGCACGTTGACCATGATCTTGGGGTCTTCGGTCAGTTCCTCGATAAGGTAGAACCCGGCCTGGGAGCAGCAGGCCCGGAAGGCTTCGTGGCTGCCGGCCAGGGAGGCCGTGTGGGACATGGTCGCCTCCTTGCCGCCGCCGGAGCCGCCCTTGATGATGACTACGGGCTTTTCCGCCGCCACCTGCCGGCCGATCTCCATGAGCTTGAGGCCTTCGGACAGGCCTTCGAGGTAGATGGCGACGACGTCGATGCGCGGGTCCTGGCCCATGTGCGCCAGGATTTCCGGCACGCCCACGCTGCTGGAGTTGCCGCAGGAGACCCACTTGCCCACGCCCACCCGGTCGGCGTCGAGCATCTCCATCAGCTCCATGCCGATGCCGCCGCTTTGGGAGATGATGCCGATGCCGCCGGGTTCGCGGATGATGCCTGTGCGATGCGGCGGGATGAACATGGTGTTGAGCCCGGAGAAATTGTCGATGACGCCCAGGCAGTTGGGGCCGATGTAGCTCACGCCGTACTGCTGGCTCAGGTCCCGCAGGCGGTTTTCCAGCTCCCGCCGGCCGGACTCGGCAAAGCCGTCGCTGATGATGATGGCGCCCTTGCCCCCAGCTTGGCAGAATTTTTCGAACTCCAGCACCACGGTCTCGGAGTTGACGACGAACACGGCCACCTCCGGCACCTCCGGCAGGCTCTCCAGGTTTGGGTAGCAGCGCATGCCCTGCAGCATGTCCGTGCGCGGGTTGATGGGGTAGACCTTGCCCAGGCGGCGCAGGTTCTTGAGCACGATGCCGCCCACGGTGCCGGTGTTGGAGGCTCCGTAGATGACGATGGAGGCTGGGTTGAAGATGGTCTGCAGGCTGGCCATGGTTCCCGGGGAGATGTCGGTCCGGCTGGGGTAGTGGACGGGTTCGCCGGCGATGAGGCGGGCGTCGACGATGGCGAAACCCTTTTCGTAGACGATGACCGGGTTGAGGTCGAGTTCGTGGATCTCGGGGTGCTCGGCCATGAAGCGCGAGACGCTCATGGCCAGGCGGATGACGGCGGCCTTGTCCAGGGCCGGTCCGCGGAAGCCGTCCAGAATTTTCCCGGCCATGGTCCTGCCCAGCATGGCGCGGACATCCTTTTCTTCGAGGATGCCGATGCCCGGAGCCACGTCCGCGAAGAGTTCCACGAAGCGTCCGCCCGAGCCGATCATGGTCATGGGGCCGAAGCTCGGGTCCTGGGTGGCCCCGATGAGGATTTCCTGGCCTGCCTTGACCATGGGCTGGATCAGAATGCCGTCGATGGCGTCGACACCCGCTGCGCGGACATTCTCCATGAGCCGGTCGTAGCCGGTCTCCACGGCGCTCTGCTCGGGAAGGTTCAGCAGCACGCAGCCCAAGTCCGTCTTGTGGATGATTTCGCTGGAGACTGTCTTCATGGCCACGGGAAAACCGAGTTCCCGCGCCGTGCGCACGGCCTGCTCCCGGCTGCGGACCATGCGTCCCAGGACGGGGATGCCGTAGGCGTCCAGAAGAATCCGGCTTTGTTCGAATCCGAGCTGGGATGGTTTCATGTAGGAGTCTCCTTGGTTTGGTGTCTGCAAATCATGAGGGCGGCCAAGAATTTTTGCAAGAGGGCGCTCATTGTACCCCGTCAGCACTCGCTGCTGCGGTGTGGATGCAAAGCGCGTCAAACGCCATTATGACACGCAGATTCGGCGGAAGGAAGGCCAGACGAACGTTCATCGTTCAATATATAGTCGTTTTGGCAGGGAAAATGCCGAACTCCCTTGACCTGAAGCAAAGTTGGGAGGATACGGGCGGCAAGGTCTTTTTCGGTTTTTTGAGCTATGGCAGTCTGAACATCAGCCAACCGCGGAGGGCGGACATGAGCATGGAGATTCTGGAACTGGTCAAGCGTCGGGATCCGGGCGAAGTCGAATTTCATCAGGCCGTGAGCGAAGTCATGGAATCCATTGCGCCGGCTCTGGAGCGCAATCCCGAATACCGGCGCGCGGGGATCGTGGAGCGCATGGTCGAGCCGGAGCGGGTCGTCATCTTCAGGGTCCCGTGGATGGACGATCAGGGCGAAGTCCACGTCAACCGCGGGTTCCGGATTCAGATGAACAGCGCCATCGGACCCTACAAGGGCGGCATCCGCTTCCATCCGTCCGTGAACCTCGGCATCCTCAAGTTCCTGGCCTTCGAGCAGGTCTTCAAGAATTCCCTGACCACCCTGCCCATGGGCGGGGGCAAGGGCGGGGCGGACTTCGACCCCAAGGGCAAGTCCGACGCCGAGGTGCAGCGCTTCTGCCAGAGCTTCATGCTCGAACTCTTTCGTCACATTGGCCCCAACACCGACGTGCCAGCCGGCGACATAGGCGTGGGCGCGCGCGAAATCGGCTTCATGTTCGGCATGTACAAGAAGCTCTGCAACGAATTTACGGGCGTGCTGACGGGCAAGGGCGCATCCTGGGGCGGCAGCCTCGTCCGGCCCGAGGCCACGGGCTACGGCGCGGTCTATTTCGCCGCCGAGATGCTCGGGGCCAAGGGGAAGACCCTCGAAGGCACGCGCAGCCTGATCTCCGGTTCGGGCAACGTGGCCCAGTTCACCATGGAGAAGCTCCTGCAGATGGGCAGCACGCCGATCACCTTTTCGGATTCGTCCGGGTACATCTATGACGAGGCCGGCATCACCACGGAAAAGCTGGCCTTCATCAAGCATCTGAAGAATGTCCGCCGGGGACGGGTCAAGGAGTATGCCGACGCCTATCCCGAGGCCGTTTACACGCCCGTGGATTTCGGCCTGGGTTACAATCCCCTGTGGTCCCACAAGGCGGACTGCGCCTTTCCCTGCGCCACGCAGAACGAAATACGCGGTACCGACGCCCAGCACATGGTCGACGGCGGGGTGCGGGCCGTGGCCGAGGGCGCGAACATGCCCACCAACCACGACGGCGTGCGCATCCTCCAGGACAACGGCGTGCTCTTCGGGCCGGGCAAGGCGGCCAATGCCGGCGGCGTCTCGGTTTCGGGCCTGGAGATGACCCAGAACAGCATGCGCCTCAAATGGACCAGGGAGGAAGTGGACGACCGCCTGAAGCTCATCATGAAGACCATCCACAAGGTTTGCATGGATACGGCCGAGGCCTACGGAAAGCCCTTCAACTACGTGGCCGGGGCCAACATCGCCGGTTTCGTCAAGGTGGCCGACGCCATGCTGGACCAAGGCGTGGTCTGATCGGACTTTCCCCAGCCTCAATTTTGCAAAGCCGGTTCGCCGGCTTTTTTCTTTGCCCGGCCGCGTTGCTCGCAGGACCGGCTTTGGGTAGGCTCGCGTCCATCCCAAGGAGGAGACGACATGCCCTTCACCCCCGCGCTGCAGCTCGTGGCCCAGGATTCGGAGTTCCGCAAATTCCACGACCTTATGGCCCGCAAGGTCCAGAACATCCTCCTTGTTTCCACGGCCTACGACGCCTGGGTCATGGAGGAGGACTGCAAGCTCTCGGAACGCATCGTGTCCGAGTACCAGGGACTCAACCTGAGCCGCCCCCCGCGCCTGACCTGGGCGTCCGGCGCCGACGAGGCCCTGGCCTTCCTGGCCGAGCGGACCTTCGAACTCATCATCCTCATGCCGCAGCTGGCCGAGCGCGAGGCCCTGACCCTGGGGCGGCGCATCAAGGAGCTGAATCTCGGCATCCCCGTCTACCTCCTGACCCACCGCGAGGTCTTCCTGCCCGGCGAGAGCCCGGCCGAGGGCATCGACCGGCAGTTCGTCTGGACCGGCAACGCCGACCTGCTGGTGGCCCTGGTCAAGAACGCCGAAGACGCCATGAACGTGGACTTCGACACGAGGAGCGTGGGCATCCGCGTCATCATCGTGGTCGAGGACTCGCCGCGCTACCAGTCCTGCCTGCTGCCCATCCTGTACCGGGAGCTTGTGGTGCAGACCCAGGAGGTCATCCGGCAGGGGCTCAACCAGGAACACCGTCTGCTGACCATGCGCTGCCGGCCCAAGATTCTCCTGGCCGGCACCTTCGAGGACGGCCTGGACCTGTTCCGGAAATTCGAGCCCTATGTCCTGGGCGTCATCTCCGATGTCCGCTACCCCCGGGCCGGGCGGCTCGACCCGTCCGCGGGCGTCGATTTGCTGGCCGCCATCAAGGCCCAGCGCTTCGACATTCCGCTGCTGCTCATGAGCAACGAGCCGGAGAACGCCAGGAGGGCGCAGGACATCCCGGCCAACTTCGTCGACAAGAACTCGCCGACGCTGCTGGCCGATGTGCGGCGTTTTGTGCTGGATCGCCTGGGTTTCGGGGATTTCGTCTTCCGCGACGCAGATGGCGGCGAAATCGCGCGGGCCGGAAGCATGTTCGCCCTTGAGGAGTGCCTCAAGACGATGCCCGCCGATGTCCTTGTCCACCATTCCCGGCACAACGATTTTTCGCGGTGGTTCTTCGCCCGCACGGAATTCGAGCTCGCCGACCGCCTGCGGCCCATGAGCGAGAAGGATTTCGCCTCGCCGGAGCTTCTGCGGCAGGGCGTGCTGAAGATGGTCCGGATGCGACGGGAGCAGCGGCAGAAGGGCATCGTGGCCAATTTCAACCCCAAGGATTTCGACCCGACCACCGATTTCTTCAAGATCGGCGAGGGCTCCCTGGGCGGCAAGGCCAGGGGGCTGGCGTTCCTGTTTTCGCTTCTGAACCGTATCCCGGCCCTGCAGGACAAGTATCCCGGCGTCGAGTTCGCCATGCCCAAAACCTTGGCCATCGCCACGGAAGGCTTCGACTCCTTTGTCAAGATGAACGACCTCAAGGGGTTGGCCGAAATGGACATCCCGGACGAGGAGGTGCTGCAGGCCGTCGGGAAGGCGCGCTTTCCGAGATGGCTGCGCAACCAACTCAAGGCCTATCTGACCCAGGTGCGCCACCCGCTGGCCGTGCGCTCGTCGAGCCTGCTGGAGGACGCGCAGTTCCAGGCCTACGCCGGGCTTTACTCGACCATCATGGTGCCCAACAACCATCCGGACCTCGATACCCGGCTGGAGGAGATGATCCTGGCCATCAAGCAGGTCTGGGCCTCGACCTTCTACCAGGCGCCCAAGGCCTTTTCGCGTCGTGTCAGCCAGCGCACGGACGAGGAGAAGATGGGCGTGCTCGTGCAGCAGGTCATCGGTGAGGACTACGGCGGCTACTTCTACCCGGCCATTTCCGGCGTGGCCCAGTCCTACAACTACTACCCCTTCGGGCGCATGAAGCCCGAGGACGGGGTGGCGACCATCGCCCTGGGTTTCGGCAAGATCGTCGTGGACGGAGGGCAGACCCTGCGCTTCTCGCCGCGCCATCCCAACATTTTGCCCCAGTGCCCGACGGTGGAGTTGGCCCTTCGCACGGCCCAGACCGAATTCTACAGTCTGTCTCTGGAGCGCTGGCCCTGGCCGCGTACGGACTTTTCCCTGGTCCGACGCAACATCGTCGAGGCCGAGGCCACGGGCCCGCTACCGCTCGTGGCCTCGACGTTCCTTCCCGAGGAAGGGCGCATCCGCGACACGGCTTCCATCCCGGACCGGCCGCGGGTGCTCCTCTTCGCCCCGGTCCTCAAGCACAAAATCCTGCCCCTGGCCGAGATCCTCCAGGATGTCATGGCCGTGGCCGAGTCGGCCATGGGCTGCCCCGTGGAGATGGAGTTCGCCTGCAACCTCTACCCCGGCAAGGAGCGCAAGCCCGTGTTTTCGCTCCTGCAGCTGCGCCCCATGTCGGCGCGGGCCGACCTGAACCGCGTGACCATCAGCGAGGAGGACCGGGCTC
This genomic interval from Desulfomicrobium escambiense DSM 10707 contains the following:
- a CDS encoding acetate--CoA ligase family protein; its protein translation is MKPSQLGFEQSRILLDAYGIPVLGRMVRSREQAVRTARELGFPVAMKTVSSEIIHKTDLGCVLLNLPEQSAVETGYDRLMENVRAAGVDAIDGILIQPMVKAGQEILIGATQDPSFGPMTMIGSGGRFVELFADVAPGIGILEEKDVRAMLGRTMAGKILDGFRGPALDKAAVIRLAMSVSRFMAEHPEIHELDLNPVIVYEKGFAIVDARLIAGEPVHYPSRTDISPGTMASLQTIFNPASIVIYGASNTGTVGGIVLKNLRRLGKVYPINPRTDMLQGMRCYPNLESLPEVPEVAVFVVNSETVVLEFEKFCQAGGKGAIIISDGFAESGRRELENRLRDLSQQYGVSYIGPNCLGVIDNFSGLNTMFIPPHRTGIIREPGGIGIISQSGGIGMELMEMLDADRVGVGKWVSCGNSSSVGVPEILAHMGQDPRIDVVAIYLEGLSEGLKLMEIGRQVAAEKPVVIIKGGSGGGKEATMSHTASLAGSHEAFRACCSQAGFYLIEELTEDPKIMVNVLSILTTQPRPKGKRTAVVSVGGGAAVLLADQITAEGMELAQFAPETRRRLQDLLRENIKAASPDDLEQMLINVGNNPLDLLGNCDDRRLMRALEIIAEDPNTDVIMAAIYLQVPYLSEYLPERLVEFRRTIGKPFIVSPRGLSTHVARFREYLYAKRFHTYTVPMIKPLSMALDIWQRYDRNFMSEAELREE
- the gdhA gene encoding NADP-specific glutamate dehydrogenase: MEILELVKRRDPGEVEFHQAVSEVMESIAPALERNPEYRRAGIVERMVEPERVVIFRVPWMDDQGEVHVNRGFRIQMNSAIGPYKGGIRFHPSVNLGILKFLAFEQVFKNSLTTLPMGGGKGGADFDPKGKSDAEVQRFCQSFMLELFRHIGPNTDVPAGDIGVGAREIGFMFGMYKKLCNEFTGVLTGKGASWGGSLVRPEATGYGAVYFAAEMLGAKGKTLEGTRSLISGSGNVAQFTMEKLLQMGSTPITFSDSSGYIYDEAGITTEKLAFIKHLKNVRRGRVKEYADAYPEAVYTPVDFGLGYNPLWSHKADCAFPCATQNEIRGTDAQHMVDGGVRAVAEGANMPTNHDGVRILQDNGVLFGPGKAANAGGVSVSGLEMTQNSMRLKWTREEVDDRLKLIMKTIHKVCMDTAEAYGKPFNYVAGANIAGFVKVADAMLDQGVV
- a CDS encoding PEP/pyruvate-binding domain-containing protein, which codes for MPFTPALQLVAQDSEFRKFHDLMARKVQNILLVSTAYDAWVMEEDCKLSERIVSEYQGLNLSRPPRLTWASGADEALAFLAERTFELIILMPQLAEREALTLGRRIKELNLGIPVYLLTHREVFLPGESPAEGIDRQFVWTGNADLLVALVKNAEDAMNVDFDTRSVGIRVIIVVEDSPRYQSCLLPILYRELVVQTQEVIRQGLNQEHRLLTMRCRPKILLAGTFEDGLDLFRKFEPYVLGVISDVRYPRAGRLDPSAGVDLLAAIKAQRFDIPLLLMSNEPENARRAQDIPANFVDKNSPTLLADVRRFVLDRLGFGDFVFRDADGGEIARAGSMFALEECLKTMPADVLVHHSRHNDFSRWFFARTEFELADRLRPMSEKDFASPELLRQGVLKMVRMRREQRQKGIVANFNPKDFDPTTDFFKIGEGSLGGKARGLAFLFSLLNRIPALQDKYPGVEFAMPKTLAIATEGFDSFVKMNDLKGLAEMDIPDEEVLQAVGKARFPRWLRNQLKAYLTQVRHPLAVRSSSLLEDAQFQAYAGLYSTIMVPNNHPDLDTRLEEMILAIKQVWASTFYQAPKAFSRRVSQRTDEEKMGVLVQQVIGEDYGGYFYPAISGVAQSYNYYPFGRMKPEDGVATIALGFGKIVVDGGQTLRFSPRHPNILPQCPTVELALRTAQTEFYSLSLERWPWPRTDFSLVRRNIVEAEATGPLPLVASTFLPEEGRIRDTASIPDRPRVLLFAPVLKHKILPLAEILQDVMAVAESAMGCPVEMEFACNLYPGKERKPVFSLLQLRPMSARADLNRVTISEEDRARAFCLSTHALGNAEKMDVEDIVYVRPSGFEVEKTVQIAAEIGRINALLMDAGRKYLLVGPGRWGTADRWLGIPVAWNDICGVAAIVETASAQLRVEPSQGSHFFHNITTLGINYIMVSGKDGERFDWDWLEAQEVSSMDEHVVHVRLRKPMRIKVDGRTSHCAIIPDDEGGRGREIIVPPAPGCCATGSGAQGGPGPCAL